A single Nostoc cf. commune SO-36 DNA region contains:
- a CDS encoding primosomal protein — protein sequence MAIAKARTNNNNRNGANAKTSTKTNGTSATTKSKVANASPQEEAFTLLKELRNLIFKEYGVKLQLRDSRVSTKIGHAAREKLGLDIAAQVKKKGGNKKFDWQKWNTKLFTKLFGQPDALKYAPEVVAIFMGMLYDTISTDPEQAIADLVEFNRASLERRNSFQEQEEEELDDLDDELDEDLDEDEEDIEDELDEDLDEDDELDEEDEDE from the coding sequence ATGGCTATCGCTAAAGCTAGAACCAATAACAACAATCGCAATGGAGCTAATGCTAAAACATCTACCAAAACTAATGGCACATCCGCTACAACTAAATCAAAGGTAGCAAATGCTTCACCACAAGAAGAGGCATTTACATTGTTAAAGGAATTGCGGAACCTAATCTTCAAGGAATACGGCGTTAAATTACAACTACGCGATTCCCGTGTTTCCACAAAAATCGGTCATGCAGCGCGTGAAAAACTCGGACTTGACATTGCAGCCCAAGTCAAAAAGAAAGGTGGTAACAAAAAGTTTGATTGGCAGAAATGGAACACCAAATTATTTACTAAATTGTTTGGACAACCAGATGCACTCAAATATGCACCAGAAGTAGTGGCAATTTTCATGGGTATGCTGTATGACACTATCAGCACTGACCCAGAGCAAGCAATAGCAGATTTAGTTGAATTCAACCGGGCATCTCTGGAACGTCGTAATTCTTTCCAAGAACAAGAAGAGGAAGAACTTGACGATTTAGATGACGAACTAGACGAAGACCTGGATGAAGATGAGGAGGATATCGAAGACGAACTCGACGAAGATTTAGATGAAGATGACGAATTAGATGAAGAAGATGAAGACGAGTAA